The genomic segment TTAACCACACGCTCAGGTTAAGCTGCCTCCCTAACTATGAGAAATAAGACGGCTGCGGCAATAAGAAATGAAGAATTAATATCCTGGAATGCACAGCTCTTAATGCCCCCAAACAATCCCAGGATAAATCTAAGCCAACATACCTTAATCATCTCTGTGCGCTGGCATTCAGGATCACGCCCAGCTATTGGTATGATTCTAATCTTCTGTGTCCTCGAGCATCTATTAGCAAGTGGCAGGGTCACCTTTCTATGTGTGGCATAGTCTGTAGCGTGAGGTCTGCGGGAAACAGACAAAAACGTCTCGCTGTTTACTAAGAACATTTGGAGCCAACCACACCCGCAGCAAACACAGCCGTGGAGCGTGACGCACCGGCCCCCGCGGCCCTTTCCTCGAGCGCGTGCGCACAGCAGGAGCATGCCCGCGATCGGCCGGCTTCCCAGGTACACGACCCCGCAGGGAAGGGGCGCGCGGCCCAGCACAGCGGCCCAGGCAGTCTAGGCCTCTTACCGGGTGCGTTGATCAATGTGAATTAACAACCGGTCTTCTGGTTTATACCGCGGGCTTATGTTGGTTTCCATGGCGTGAACTGGCTCCCTGAGAGACAGCAACTTGTTGCACAGGTGAGAAAACGCATGGGAACCAGACCGTGGGCCTCTGTGAGCTGTGCCTCAAATCACCTCAGTCAGGACTGAGGTGGGCTTTTTGCACATCCAACCTCTCTACCCTATTGGTCCTTAACTGCCAAGTAGCAGTGGGTCACTGTGGATAGTTACCTGAAGGTGAGTTTGGACTTAAAGATGGCTTGTCCCTGCAGACCAGTGTCTTCCCTGATGAACAGGTGGTTTTGATTGCCCTGCATTGGGGCCTTGTGGACATCAAACACCTCGTTGCCTAAATGCAGGGACAGGCTGGAAACAAACAATCGTTCAGTTATTAGGGTGGATGTGTAACAAATCCTATAGCTTCTAGTCTATCCAACATGCTGTGGAACTGCAGGATCCTGTCCCTGTACTGaattcataagaaaaacaaagagaagatacTGGTAACAACTAACCTACCTCCTCTCAAAGTAAAAGGTGGTAAAATCCATCTTCCTTTCTTGAACTAtaattgttttatcattttcccaATCTCTACCACttcattagaaaaatagaaaccatTTTTTCAAACATACCAAATTGTAATGTCTAACAGTCACATGTGGGTGCTAAGATTAGGTTTTCATCTCAATAAGATAGATGCTGTGAAtttgatcacatcttgggtctGTGACTAGAGTCTCCCAGCGCAGCACTGTGATCTAAGCCTTATTTATTTCTCCCAGGTTTCCCAGGTAATGCCAGAGGCCTAGATTGTGTTAATTCTTTAATGAAAGATGATCCCAAAATACAGTCCTATGCAGAAAACTTCATTCATCCCCGGCCTCCCTCTGGGTATTTCCACACTCCTCAGGCACTTGTGCTCACCTTCCATCGGACCACTTGACCATCCGAGCATTGCTTTCTTtaattctatttccttctttgtccCGGCGTATCCTCCATCGTATAGTATTTTCTATCTGGTTCAGAACACAGAGGCATTAGAAAACCAGTGTTACTAACTGCATGTTCTTTTTTGCTCCAGTGACTTATGATCACGTGCCAAGAGTTCATAGGTGGTGAGAGAATAAGCTCACCACAGAATAGCTGATTAGGCAACACAGAAACCCTCCTGCTACAGATACCTAGAGATGGTGGTTAAACTCACCAGACAATTGGTTTTAATCTTCTCTGAACTCTAGTTCATGGCAGTGGAAGCAAAAACTTTGGGCCCATATGAGGTAGGCGCTCCCAACTGAGATCTCTGTCTATTGCAGCCCAACTTGAAGGGCTATGAACTCAGTGAAAGAAGGACGAAAAAAGGGCCCATTCGCCTAGTGAGTCAGGGAGGCTCTgagcattaaattaaaaaaaaaaaaaatacaattaagtaATAACAAATTAAAACCTGAACCTTTTGCTACCCATGTGGTAGGAAACTCTAAATTACAAAAGTAGCGTAAAAATGGATCCTGCCACCACTACCACTGCAGCCTCTGGCAGAAGTGCGTTCGAAACCCAGTTAAAGATGACACCATCTCATGAGAGCAGTGGTAGGGCTTTGCCATCCAGGCCTTCGACCATCTAATGACAAGGCCTCTTTCTGTATATAATCTGAATTTCCACAGTCTGAGATACTCTTATTGTGGTAAGCCGCTCAGATCTCTCCACAATAAAATGTGGAGGCAGTTCCATATACCTAGCCACATTATTCTTTATCCTGAAGGAAATAGCTAACAGTTtccaagaatttttatttttacctctgtCAAAAAATTGCAACTGCAAAAGAAAGGTTAGAAAAGTGATGATTctacaaggattttttttaaaaggatatgtACCTTCTCCcctaaaaatattctgaaaagacacttaatttctttttctaaacagTTATCTGTTGACTGAACAATAAACATAAAGGTCATTTTATAAGCACATCTCAAATTGTTATCTGTGTGTTTtactttataaaaggaaaaacaaacaaacaaccaaaacacAGGAATAAAATAAAGGGTGAAATGGCACCTTTAATTTTAACCTGGTTCTATCTTCTTCGTCAAGCACTTTCTCATCTTCAAATTCATCTTCATAATAATGAGGCTCGAAAGgcctaaaaattgttttttatgtaGTATTAGCCTTCTTTGGTATTGAATATAATTAATGCTATAAGACAATAATCTTTACAACATGcactaatatattaaaaaaaatcagagtagacAAATAACTTTATGTAAAACTTCAAAGACGTATGCAAATTACTGTACTTTCctgaaatttgattttaaaacatattacctgaaataaaatccaaatatgaCTAACAattcaaagtttttaaattatttttttgtttggtgaAATATGTCCTCTGAAGTATACTGGTGACACATGatctatcttttcatattttttaagaaaagtggcATGTTTAATTGCACAAGAGCTTGCACTTGTGCACCCTTGTGAGTAACACCATCAACACTATTTTGTAGTCTAAAATTAACTGACCTTTCTAGATTCTGACTTTTGCATTGAACATTTGTGATTTCTATAGCAAACTTTCTAACTctcattttctaatatttcagCTTTATGGTAGTGAAAAATACCTTCATCAGCTATGTCTGTTCATTTATAAGAAAGTGCCAAAATGCTAGAAGAATTATTAGCATTAAAACTTTCTCACACCGGTAATTCCTCATTTTCTACCATAGCacattctaaatttattttttcagagttaCATGAGAAATCTCCCACCTCTGTGATTAGCCAACttgttataaataagaaaaacatttacatTCCACATATTTTTACTCAGtgtcttaggaaaaaaaacatttaatcaGTCCGCTTACTTGGGTTCTATGCTGAGAAATTTGGGTAGTTTAACAAAGTACAATTCATTTCCTAAATCAGAGTTGATGCTGGGAATTTCTACTTTGATTCTGGTTTCAGAAATTGGCTCTTCCTCCTGCTGGCCCTGGGGCACTCCACGTCGATACTAAGAGAGAACCAGAATGTGAGAGCTTAAGGTGACATTAGAAATGCTCTAATTCTCCTTCTGCACTAGGCAGATGCAGATTTGACAGGAAGTAAATTTAGACACCGCTTCAAAGATAAAGCAGTTGGCAACCCCTCCAAGACCTCTGCTTAAAATTTcatcctctccccaaccccccaccccccaaaaccacCATGCAAAACAAGACCTGTTAGCCTGCATTACCAGAAAAAATGTTGACATCTCTAGTTTGCATAAGATATTTAGCAACAGAAGTGTGAAATTATGCAACCCCTCAATGCTAAGTAACTATTAAAATCAGAGAAGAATGCCAAATAGTATACACTTCTTGGCACAGATTTGAATAAGAAAAGCTTTTAAATCAaaggtttttaaattatgagtCCTCACAATCTAGGCCCTAAAGTTTGGCATCAAATTCATTCTGAGCAATTCCTTCTATGCCCTTTAATATCCAGAAATTCCCAACATAGCTAAGAAAGTCACCCATTCATCAGATGTTTCAGACTGATTATCAGTGTCCTCTCTCTACATGAGAGAGTCAGACCCATCAGCCTCTGAAACTTTCTTCTTGGCTTTGAACAGTGGGACCAGTTGAGATCTGTAATTGTACTTACAGCAACAGGCTGTCCTGGAATGGGTGGTTGACTATCCCCATCACTCTCTGAAGAAATGTCATCTATGTCTCCAAACA from the Hippopotamus amphibius kiboko isolate mHipAmp2 chromosome 2, mHipAmp2.hap2, whole genome shotgun sequence genome contains:
- the LOC130844690 gene encoding RNA polymerase-associated protein LEO1-like, translated to MDLFGDIDDISSESDGDSQPPIPGQPVAYRRGVPQGQQEEEPISETRIKVEIPSINSDLGNELYFVKLPKFLSIEPKPFEPHYYEDEFEDEKVLDEEDRTRLKLKIENTIRWRIRRDKEGNRIKESNARMVKWSDGSLSLHLGNEVFDVHKAPMQGNQNHLFIREDTGLQGQAIFKSKLTFREPVHAMETNISPRYKPEDRLLIHIDQRTRPHATDYATHRKVTLPLANRCSRTQKIRIIPIAGRDPECQRTEMIKKEEERLRASAHQETIRLREKQTQRRPRAPYQGPSSDEEEGEAIKNRDRGERREEQARISSSESNEGPDEEKAQRSLRAKKLTRDEEAKPPERRKQVVKRKRMTEA